The Osmia lignaria lignaria isolate PbOS001 chromosome 3, iyOsmLign1, whole genome shotgun sequence genome includes the window CGTTTGTCGATGGCTGTACGTTTGTAGACGTAGTTGTTGTTGGAATGTTCGAAGGTGCCGGTCTTTTTCGAGATGGTAAACGCGGAGTCGTGATCGCTGTTGTTGTGTGAGTCTGATTAGTAGCTACCGAATTTTCAACACCACCTTTCATCTGTTTTTCTTGATATCGTTGTAGTTGTAGCAGCTTTTCTTCAATTTCGGGGTTTAGATTTTCTTGCTTCAAAGCATTTTTAATAGTTTGTTGTATGTAATCAGGAGTCAGAATGAATTTGTTCGCTGAAGAATCGTTGCCTTCTTTCAATGACTGCAAAGGTTGTTGGCCATTAGCTACATTTGTTTTTTGCGGCTCTTCTTCTGAAGTTACACCAGGCTGTGCAACTTGTTGAACAACTACTTTTGGTTTCTCAGCAGAGGTTGGGGTTGTCGATGGAAGCTCTGGAATGCTTTCGGTTCCTGTTTGGGGTTCTgttagaattaaaatattatcaatataattgaaTCAACATAAAAtacaaaagagaagaaaataatatagatacaTTACCGGTTGCTGCCGGAGGTGAATCAGCTGGTTGTTGCGTGACTTGTGGTTTTGGTGTTGCTGTTGTGGGAGTATTTGCTGTTGTAGAATTCTGAGAACTTTGAACTGCTTGTTGACTGTTTGGTGCAGGTTGAACAGCCAAATAAATTTTAGTAGGCCCTAGAACTCCTTGTTTTCCTGTTGTAGCTTGGGCTAAAATTACACACATTATAAggaaaatgtactaaaaagatgaaatattaattttttataataatatcaaaCCTTTAAGCAATTGTTGTTTAACTTGCTGTTGAACCATCGCAAGCTGTTGTGGAGTAAAATCTGCGCCCTGTAAACCTTGTAAAACTATACGGGGACCTTGAGTAGTTTGAATAACTTGAGCAGTAACACATTTAATAACTGTTCCAGGTGGTTGACCAGCTAGCAAGGATGCCTCCACACTTCCAGGTGCCGGTGTGGTGGAGGTTTGATTTGTTGCGCTTGTTGATGTTACATTTGTCGATGTATTGCTAGTAACAGTGTTACTTGTCGTTTCTGTCGATGGTGTTCCTGTTGCTGTGGTTGCTGCTGGAGTAGATTGTAACACAGGAACTAAAACATTAGAAATTTatgattcattttctttttgtttaaagCACGTgtcttttaaaatattaattttcaacaaaccTTGTTTATTAGGCGTTACTGCATTTTTCACTATAATGCTACTATTTGCCGAATTTAAATGCACAATTTGATTACCCGTCGGTGTACTACGAATGACCACTTGATGACCACCGATTGTCGTTAATTGAGCTTTGCCTGATGCAAGCTGCTGAGCTAAATTTGCATTAGTAACTACTATTTGGTTTCCACTAATAACTTGACCACCAGAGGATATGACCTGTTAATGATATATGTATTATTATTGTATCTAATTTTAATAGACTGTTTATACGTACTTGTGCACCCTGTACAATCTGTCCTGTATTAGCTACTACGATAGCATTCTTAGCTGGTTGAGTTGGTGTAGCAGCTGCAATAGGTACAGTTGttgtcgttgttgttgttggaCGTTGTGCTCCTTGTGCAGCTTGCTGAGGTTGTACCTGCGACTGAACTGTTTGTACTTGCTGCGTTGAATTTGCTGCTGCTTTAGTTGGACTTGTTTTATTAGTCGTAGCATTAGTTGTTGTGACTACTTTAGTCGCGGTAGCTGTCGTAGTCACTTTCGTCTTcaaagatataatttcataaattaacataaaaatataatgtctTCAACAAAATATTATCTTATTAATTTGCTAATTTACTTGTGTAGTTGAAGTCGTTCCACTTTGTGCAAGGCTCGTCGTGATTGCTTGAGCAGTATTTAATACATGGAGTTTTCCATCAGGCATTTGGACTAATTGTTGACCAGGCATCAAACCGCGAACTTGTAATTTTCCATCCGGTCCCCTTAAGATCTGTACCTTTTGCTGAATTTGCTGCACAGGTGCTGTATTAGagatataaattaataagaaatagaatataatgtaattaatCGTATAACGTGAAAATAAGCTGGTATATTAAATATACCTGTTTGACCCGAAACTTTGATTAGAGATTGTTGCTGATTTCCAGATTGTAACTGAGTTTTGGGTAAAATACTTGTAGGACCTGAAACAACCTTCGTTGTCCCATCAGCGgctgttgaaaaataaaatacacatttatttaacgtttatgtatatatttaatttgtaacttacattttgccatataaATACGCCTTGTACCAATAAAGGTCTTGTTTTGCGTTGGGGTCGTCAAAAGGGAAGTTAATTGTGATTTTGTCCCACTGTTTGGATTTGCTGGTATTGCAACTTTAGAAACTAGTTTAACCGTGCCATCtgtgattaattaatattaccaTGTTCACaacaatttattaaaacataaatttaatttgtgAATATAAATCTTACCGTGACCAGAGTTAGCAGTAACTTTAACAAGTTGCGTGGGCGAACCAGAGTTGGCAGGACTTTTCAAAGTTTCTAATGCCCTCTTTTGTTGATGGGCAGCTCTTTGCATGCGTAACTGCTGttccattttttctttaatttcttcaggCGTTGCTTTGCCGCTAACGAGTTGGTCGCTTATGCCAGAACTTGATCCTGTATTTCTGTTAGAACCAACTGCAGACTGTGGCTGACCCGATCTACTCCTAGTAATAATCTGGGCATTAGCCTTCTCTAACCTGGATAACACACACGTTAAGTGGAGTGTTAGTATCAAATGGTGTTAAGTAAGGATAGGTGAGAATTTGAGTGATATTATGAGGTTAAAAAACAGGCATTCAacgctttttatattttaaccaCATCATAACTTGACCAGAACTCAGTACCCCATTTACAAATACAACAAAGAATCTTTTACATACCTGTCACCATACTGTTTAATTTCCCACAGTTCTAATTTATCTTCATCAACCCATTCTTCTGTAACTTGTGGCTCAGTACTTTGCGGTGATTCTGgccgttttctttttctcaaacCACTTCTTATAGATGTCACTTCTATAAAATgatgtataattattataattcgaATTTCATCCATTTTCGTTCATTTATCTCTTAAGTACAAACCTCTAACTTGTTTTGGAAGTTCCAAAGGTATAACAACCTTTCGTCGTAAATATTGAGTTTTATCCAAAAATTGACCAACATGACGATGTTTAAGAATCTCCAAGGACATGATTTCTGTATCGGTTGTGATCTGATGTTTTCCATCTGTAGATAATGGTTTCGCAGCCATGTCGTCCCATCGAAGACATCCCCATAATATTCTTAATTGGAGAGCTGCTGCAGCTAATGATTTTATTCCAACTGTACGGTATAACCAGCAAGTTTTAAATAAGGGTCTAGGACAGGGGTATGGCCATACTGACGAGTTTGCCTAATAttcataaaagaaagaaattattgtataagatacatacaattttttatattaccaTTAATGTGATTTTATGAAGTACCTTAGCTATATGATGAAAACCTTGGACCGGTATTCGCCCGCCAACTCTAGACAATTTACGTAACTCATGCTGCGGAAGTAACAATATGCTACGATGCTTATTTTTTGTACAAAACGTAGAACACAAGGGATATTTAACCGGAgtacgtttcttttttctctctgctAAAGATATTGTGACTTTCTTCAAGTAGATTTTCCCCTCCGTTGAAACAGCCGAGTAGATCCTTTCTGTGCCATCGGCATTCAATTCTTTAACCATTGTGCTCCTCTGCACGGTTCTACCTCTTCTATTAACGATCATCGTTTTCTGTCCCGCGctgttaatgaaaaatatataaagatatAACACCGGTTCAACGAGAAACATgacgattaataaaatatatttaagaacCTACCTTGTTTTAACCTCGGATGAAACTGTAACTGAATTTTGAGATGTTGTGCTTTCTTGTGCACTTTGTACGACACCGTCGGTAGTTTTTATAGTGTGCTGTGTTGTAGTTAATGTCGTAGTAGTTGTTGTAGTAGTAGTAGTCACTACCTCTGCATCATTCTATAAAAGATTAATTTGTTTGTTACCTTACAAATAACAAACAGCTTTTATGTTTCATTACAAATAATACCGTTAaatctattaaattaaataatacatagatAACTCACCGTATTAGGTTCAACTTTGATCTTTTTCATAGGAGGTGAATCTCTAATTACATTAGTAGCCGGTGTTTCTTCAGTGCAGTGAGTTGCAGATGCTACTGCAGATTCTAAATCCTTCCTGATCGCATCTTTGGCCGCTTCGCTTGGTTCTTTGCCTGATGCACTGTGCGGTAATTGTGCCACAGGCGCACCAAGCGATATATTCGTCGTCgattgattattatttaaagcgCTAGCTTTTCTCAGTAACGTGATAAGATCACGTTTTAATCTTGCTTTTTGAAGACATATAGGCGAATAACACGTAGACATCAAACTTTGCGTCGTGGTCGTGATTTTTCCTGGAGGCGTCTTCATGTTACAATATCGTGAATAACAACCAACATTTCTACCGAGTCTCACTATGCTAGCATATTGAGTTTTCACGTGTTGAATACGTTTTCCTATTGCACTTAACATTTCTCTAGCCGATGTCGACATAGCTTTAGGCTGCTTCCCAGTAAGGATACTTTGTAGGGGATTATCTCCCCCATCTGTATCactttcttcattattttctatatCAACTTCCGAATCTCCATCACCTTTTTGATTTACCGATTGATTCGATGCTTCTTTTGATTTTTCCTGGAATTTTATTGTTCATTAGTTTTTAACAGcgtctaattttattttaattaaaacatgatTACATTTACTCACAGATtgcaataattttctttcttccaaaaGCTTTAAGTGTGTTCTACGAGCAAGAAAATCATCAATTCTTGTCTTTTTACCAATTTTTGGATAATGAAGCCTCCCATTGGTAGTCAATGCTTTAGTAATGTCGATTTCTTCAAATTCTTTGATCGGTGTAAagactttttcaattttcataccAGCTAAAACTAAAGAAACAAGATATGCTAGTAATGTATATAATAAAAGTAATGtgaatatttaatgtacataattaaaaatgattaaataataaCATACACGATAAGTTCATTTTGGTTTCTTGTTTGATTGGTTGTGATTCTGTTTTCGTCGCCGCTTCCTCTGTTTTTGTAGTCACTTCCGAGTGATTTTCAGTATCCATTGGTTCAGTTTTGATGTTTTCTACTTTACACTCTTGGGTCATTGATGTATCCGCATCTTTCGGCGGTTCTTCTTCTTTAATCTCTTGCTTGATCTTAATATCCGTTTTGTATTCTTCCTTCTTAGATGGACAGTATTCTTTCATTAAGAATTCGTATGTAGGAGGATCTAGAGCTAATATCTTTAATCCATCTTGATCTTTTATTTGTACCATAACTTTCTGAGGGCCTGTTCGAAGACCTAATTTTGACATGTCAGAAGACCTATGCCGACGGCTAGCAGACACCCACAACCAACCACCTTGGCCGTGTACTCGATATTCTTCGCCTTTCTGTTTCCAGACTTGATGTTTCAAGCCCAACGTGTATTTAACGAAGTTGAACAAACGATTacgttcttcttcatcttctctcTCCTTTTTATCCTTCTTATCCTGCCGTTTTTTCTCTTCTCGCTCGAGAGCTGTCACTCGTTGCAACTTCACGTGCCCGAGCTGATCGTGCCACACGCTGGCAAATACTACCGACTTAATGCATGCTTGTAATACAATAAGAGCACGGGCAAAATCTCTAGGATTAACACAAGCGCCTACTGCCGTAGTCCAAGGTTTACGTAGAAGGGGCCAATTAGTATGCATAAACGATGCTTGAATACTACTCTCAAGTTGAAGAATCGTTTGACGAAGGGTGCTCACTAAAAGAGCACGAGTTCCTGTCAGGCTTCCTACCCATTTGAATTCAGAAGCCTGTGTAAGTGAAAATTTATGTGATAAATGCCTCTTTTTGTCGCGTTCTTCGTTACGCTGTGCCTTGTTCAAAGCAATAGCGTTAGTACTGTATTGATTCACATATGATTTGTAAGTATTATCCATTCCTAATTTAAAGAGATGAGTGCCAGAAGCTATCTGATGAGCTTTCTGTCTCGTTAATCTAGTACCGTCCCCTTCTTCCTTTAAACTTTTATCTAGTTTTTCTAGTTCTTCTTTGGATAGTTGTCCACTATTGCGTTTCTTTAGATCATCCATATTAAACGTTCTAGGCTGCAAAGACCCTGTTTTAGATCTTGTTACAATTGTGTGTTTTTTCcctataaaatgaataaaaattattaaccaTTAAACACTGTTTTTGGCCCATGTATATAGTGAACTCGCTCAATCATCAATATAGCAAGAGTTGATTGTATTATTATATAGCCTACCATCTTTaccaatttttgatatagcctCTTCTCCTTCTAGTACTTCTTCATCAATTTCTTCGGATGATGATGATGTAGCAGTTTTGGCACCTTTATTTGCTACATCTGTCATATTGGTATCTACACCATCTACTTCTACGTTTTCTCCAACTACTTCAGAAGCATTTTCTCTAGAACTAGATTCTTCAGATGGTTTTGTTTCCTGCTGATCTGTAACAGTTGCCAACTGTTCCTCGATAGAATCTGTACCCTCGTGTATACGACGTACCATTTCTTCAGCTTCTTGCctctgtttttcctttttctcctcttcttccttttcctgtTTCTCTTGTCGttctttttgcaatttttgtataAGATCTAcatcataaaatatatttaatacatattCTTTTTAACGTACAAAATGTACAAAGATTATCGAAACTTACTGTTTTCTATTTCTATATACGATTTCTTATTGCCCTTGTACTGATTAGTAATTTGTTCTGTAAGTTCCATTTGTCGTACAATTTCATCTTTATAATCtgataattctctataaagcGCAACTTCCATCTCGTTACGGTCTAAACAGCGCAATAACTCGTCTAGTTGCATAGGCGTACTATAATACCAAACTTCACCATCTTCACTTTCGCTACAATAAATAATcaacaataattattaatttaagaatAACAGTATAATATATTTCGTTTATGAATAATGTGATGTATTTACACAAAAACTCTTCTTGCAAGAAACCAGTATTTCCTGCCATGTCTGTCAAACCCTAGATGTTCTTGACGACACAATGAACCATTCTTTTCAACATCAGGAATGCAATCTGCAACTCCTGTAACTTTATGGGCTTTACATGTACTACATTGCCAGTCTTCTGTAGGAACATCAACCAATGGAGGTTCAACACATTCTAAGTGAAATACAGCTGGACAAGTTTCACAACACAATAGATCTCCCAAACGATGACACACTCTACAGTGATCATCATAATGCATATTCCCTAAAAATAATCAGTTATCACAACATCTGAAATACTTTCAAACtcataaattcaatatttaataaattatatactcATAAACTCAAACAAAACTAAAttcataatataattttaatgtatgtttcatatttaattgaagtaattattgatcaaatttttaagcatacaaaatcattttacaaaattgaaaaaaaaaaactgtaatTTCAGCATGGACATATGAATTTTTCCTGCTGGCTAAATAAAAACGTATAACTTATAGAAACATAtgcaaataataaacaaaataacatgaaataccATTTAGTGTACCTTCATGCAGCAAGTCTTCTCTTACTGGGTTTGTGATTAAAAATTGATCTGTCAAAAATTGTAGCACCTTGATTCTATCTTCGATAGAAGTAAAGGGATATTCACATGTTgacaaaatatgtaaaatattttgatCAAAGGACTTGTCACTTTCTACATAAGAACGTAACACTTCTGGCCAAGTCATAGAATCGACAAAATATAAACTAACATTTACAGAGTCTTTTTGATCAAGAGGACCAAAATGCGTTTGTTGAGAATCCTCTTCTCTAAGAAGAGCCTTAATAAGCATAATATGTATTTCAGCTAATAAATTGGTTTGATCTTCGCACATTAGAGCAGCACAAAAGTCTTCAAACCTGAAGGCTGAAAGACGCACCAAAGTACGGAAGTGTCTTAATACTTCATAAACAGATAAAGATGGCATAACAAGTTCTCTAGGAACTAATAAATCATCTGAAGATTTAGGTAAAATCAATGATGGTAGTTCTCTGTTTTGAAGCCACAGCGGTTCTGGACTTGGCGGTCTTTGCTGGCTAAGAAGTGTTTTACGGGGTGTGCCACTAGTGTTACTATAACTTGATAGAGAAAAGTCACTGTCACTGGAGGGATCAGGTTCTTCTATACTTTCAGATGAATCTACATCACTTTGCAGAAGATCCTCCTCAACTTCGCTCTTTTCACTGGATTCATCACCAAAATCCGACCCATAATGATATTCGGAATCGTGATAGTCAACATTCGGATTGTAACCTCGGCGTTGATATACACCAGAACTCGAGTGACCACCTTTACGCGAATGTCTGTCTCTGGGTCCTCGAGATTTTCTTGTTCTTGTACTTCGTCTGCTTTCTTCGCTTTCGACTGGTGATGACGGTCTTGAGGGGGTTGGTGTACTTGGTTGTGAATTTGGCGTTTCCGAACCCTTGTTTTGCAAATACTTGGGCTTTTTCATAAGATGGTATTGAAACTTTTTGGGCCTTTCCATGACCACCGATTTCGGAGGTCGGCCCCGTCTCTTCGACCCTCTCCCCGTCATTGTTCGTCACGGACTGTCAAAAAAATGGCACTTACTTAACACGTGGTTTGTGAAAACGCGCGCTTGTAAACAAATACAAATGACACCGTAGCAATGAAATGGAACCCATGTTTGTACTCTGATCTTTGCGCCATTTTTCGGCTATGGTCACGTGACCAAACACAATCCTTTCATGATTAACGTTTCGATACGATCTTGCGTGGCTTCTATTTTTCGATTGACCAGCAACGATCACTTCCCCGTATCAATAAGAACCCGTTTTACTATCGATAACGACAAAAATAAGTACAGAATCATTCACTGAAGCGAATATAAGGGGAATTTACAATATCTGATTCCTTAAGAGAGCGCTGTTCCAATTGGTTCATCAAATCGCCGCCATGTCTGGCCTCGAACACATCTACTCGAAAAGTAGATGAGATCtttgataaaattttcttcttccttattTAGAGTGATCTATGGTTTGACCAAGTCTATCGCGTTCAAATTTCAATGAGATTCATACGATCCAGATGCTGATTAATCGCCTTTTAATTTCTCACGAAACGTACAGACGATCCAATCGCTTTCACCGTAACTACACAAGATCCTGTCAGATCAACAATAGGTGGCGACATGCGCGGTTGAAAGAACGCGTTTCTAACCACACTTCCGATACACAttccttctttatttcttcactatttctatctttttacagtttattatattttaatccaCTATGCTTTTTCTCACGAACAAGGCAAGCAATTAATTCGTATGCTTGATCAGTCCAACTCCCAGTTACCCGCAAGAGAGAAATGTAACCTTAGTACGAACAAAACTTCGATAGAGGACACCACTTTAATTCCAAATTGTATATTGTTTTACCggtgtattttttttaatttgtactaTCATAGCAACTAAAATGAacaatattaaatatcaaataaaaattgtttgtatCTTCAGCgtagaatttatttaatattaaacgtCAATTAACTTGTAAGAAATGAGCGACGAATGCGACATCTTTGCAATTGAAACTAAAATTCTGTCAAATTTAAATCGGAACATCTTCTGATACAtatgttaaaattaatatagtttttcttatatatgtacatttttaaaaatacaacatAATCACGTTTAAAAATCAACTTAcagtaacaaattttttaagtcATTTTATGAACAGTTGAACTCTAGCTTGATGATAGTTACTGATGCAAGTAAACTAACGTTCTAATTCTACTGAATTATTCaaacaataatttaaatatatttttgtaaactGTTACATATCAAAATGTGTACGAAATGTATTGTTAGAAATGCGAAAAGATCTTCACATGATGTAATTTCACTAAAAATTGCGACGCCATCTTTGAAACGGAAGCAGAGCGTAAAAGCACAACAGATTCAAGGGTAGAGGGGGTGAAAGAAAAATGGCCACCTAGCGAAAATCGAGAAATACGAAAAAACGAACGGGTGTGATAATCGAATGTGAATACGAGTTGACTGATTTTTTTACGAATAAATCTTCGAAGAACGAACGAAATGCGTAACGAAATGACAATGTACACGTTGAAACCGATCGTTTCTCTTCCACAAAGGTTGCATCATAGTAAAACGATGTACGAAATGCAAAATATTCATGAAGAACGATCAAGAGACAACCATACGGAAGCCGACAACAAGATCGTGCCTGATATTACTGAGCAGGTTATCAACTTTTTAAAGGTTTTCATCATTTCTGTTATCCTGACCACGTGAAAAAACGTAGCTAGATCAACTAGAATCCAATGGTTTACTTACGCGTTTATTAAGCATGGTAGCTACGAATCTTTCTTCTGTCTCAAGCTTGTTGTGCATGACTCCTCCCAAAATTTCCACAAGCACTAATCACGATCGACCGGGAATATGGTTCTACAGGCTTGATCGATGTTTGCCCCTCCAATTTTTCAT containing:
- the E(bx) gene encoding nucleosome-remodeling factor subunit NURF301 E(bx) isoform X2, which translates into the protein MTGRGSKRRGRPPKSVVMERPKKFQYHLMKKPKYLQNKGSETPNSQPSTPTPSRPSSPVESEESRRSTRTRKSRGPRDRHSRKGGHSSSGVYQRRGYNPNVDYHDSEYHYGSDFGDESSEKSEVEEDLLQSDVDSSESIEEPDPSSDSDFSLSSYSNTSGTPRKTLLSQQRPPSPEPLWLQNRELPSLILPKSSDDLLVPRELVMPSLSVYEVLRHFRTLVRLSAFRFEDFCAALMCEDQTNLLAEIHIMLIKALLREEDSQQTHFGPLDQKDSVNVSLYFVDSMTWPEVLRSYVESDKSFDQNILHILSTCEYPFTSIEDRIKVLQFLTDQFLITNPVREDLLHEGTLNGNMHYDDHCRVCHRLGDLLCCETCPAVFHLECVEPPLVDVPTEDWQCSTCKAHKVTGVADCIPDVEKNGSLCRQEHLGFDRHGRKYWFLARRVFVESEDGEVWYYSTPMQLDELLRCLDRNEMEVALYRELSDYKDEIVRQMELTEQITNQYKGNKKSYIEIENNLIQKLQKERQEKQEKEEEEKKEKQRQEAEEMVRRIHEGTDSIEEQLATVTDQQETKPSEESSSRENASEVVGENVEVDGVDTNMTDVANKGAKTATSSSSEEIDEEVLEGEEAISKIGKKHTIVTRSKTGSLQPRTFNMDDLKKRNSGQLSKEELEKLDKSLKEEGDGTRLTRQKAHQIASGTHLFKLGMDNTYKSYVNQYSTNAIALNKAQRNEERDKKRHLSHKFSLTQASEFKWVGSLTGTRALLVSTLRQTILQLESSIQASFMHTNWPLLRKPWTTAVGACVNPRDFARALIVLQACIKSVVFASVWHDQLGHVKLQRVTALEREEKKRQDKKDKKEREDEEERNRLFNFVKYTLGLKHQVWKQKGEEYRVHGQGGWLWVSASRRHRSSDMSKLGLRTGPQKVMVQIKDQDGLKILALDPPTYEFLMKEYCPSKKEEYKTDIKIKQEIKEEEPPKDADTSMTQECKVENIKTEPMDTENHSEVTTKTEEAATKTESQPIKQETKMNLSFLAGMKIEKVFTPIKEFEEIDITKALTTNGRLHYPKIGKKTRIDDFLARRTHLKLLEERKLLQSEKSKEASNQSVNQKGDGDSEVDIENNEESDTDGGDNPLQSILTGKQPKAMSTSAREMLSAIGKRIQHVKTQYASIVRLGRNVGCYSRYCNMKTPPGKITTTTQSLMSTCYSPICLQKARLKRDLITLLRKASALNNNQSTTNISLGAPVAQLPHSASGKEPSEAAKDAIRKDLESAVASATHCTEETPATNVIRDSPPMKKIKVEPNTNDAEVVTTTTTTTTTTLTTTQHTIKTTDGVVQSAQESTTSQNSVTVSSEVKTSAGQKTMIVNRRGRTVQRSTMVKELNADGTERIYSAVSTEGKIYLKKVTISLAERKKKRTPVKYPLCSTFCTKNKHRSILLLPQHELRKLSRVGGRIPVQGFHHIAKANSSVWPYPCPRPLFKTCWLYRTVGIKSLAAAALQLRILWGCLRWDDMAAKPLSTDGKHQITTDTEIMSLEILKHRHVGQFLDKTQYLRRKVVIPLELPKQVREVTSIRSGLRKRKRPESPQSTEPQVTEEWVDEDKLELWEIKQYGDRLEKANAQIITRSRSGQPQSAVGSNRNTGSSSGISDQLVSGKATPEEIKEKMEQQLRMQRAAHQQKRALETLKSPANSGSPTQLVKVTANSGHDGTVKLVSKVAIPANPNSGTKSQLTSLLTTPTQNKTFIGTRRIYMAKSADGTTKVVSGPTSILPKTQLQSGNQQQSLIKVSGQTAPVQQIQQKVQILRGPDGKLQVRGLMPGQQLVQMPDGKLHVLNTAQAITTSLAQSGTTSTTQTKVTTTATATKVVTTTNATTNKTSPTKAAANSTQQVQTVQSQVQPQQAAQGAQRPTTTTTTTVPIAAATPTQPAKNAIVVANTGQIVQGAQVISSGGQVISGNQIVVTNANLAQQLASGKAQLTTIGGHQVVIRSTPTGNQIVHLNSANSSIIVKNAVTPNKQVPVLQSTPAATTATGTPSTETTSNTVTSNTSTNVTSTSATNQTSTTPAPGSVEASLLAGQPPGTVIKCVTAQVIQTTQGPRIVLQGLQGADFTPQQLAMVQQQVKQQLLKAQATTGKQGVLGPTKIYLAVQPAPNSQQAVQSSQNSTTANTPTTATPKPQVTQQPADSPPAATEPQTGTESIPELPSTTPTSAEKPKVVVQQVAQPGVTSEEEPQKTNVANGQQPLQSLKEGNDSSANKFILTPDYIQQTIKNALKQENLNPEIEEKLLQLQRYQEKQMKGGVENSVATNQTHTTTAITTPRLPSRKRPAPSNIPTTTTSTNVQPSTNDKDNEWAETPRKKLAPKQEPRETPKIPKIELSENETTPQKRAAKLKDSQEQRRKQQVHSRMQVLLFRHKELLKKDILKKRALLEKELQIDIQKDLSAELASRTKAERHKQDEVKVGSAKRKANAQVAQQVSPPNRGGRPKKYKAEGKNSTPPGASSTAATPNRIKKEKLYCLCRTPYDETKFYVGCDLCNNWFHGDCVGITEEMCKTLSEFVCTECRHARDTQELYCLCKQPYDESQFYICCDKCQDWFHGRCVGILQSEADNIDEYVCPNCQRNSSVNFANMKNLNAKDLDLLKKLIKQIQAHKSAWPFMEPVDPNEAPDYYKVIKEPMDLQTIELRINDKSYKKLSEFIGDMTKIFDNCRYYNPRESPFFKCAESLETYFVHKIKSLREKFSEGK